From one Nothobranchius furzeri strain GRZ-AD chromosome 2, NfurGRZ-RIMD1, whole genome shotgun sequence genomic stretch:
- the LOC129154103 gene encoding zinc finger protein 568-like, which yields MDTDVPQLVLVKEEAPEEQSAGVDQQDPEHLHIKEEQEELWTSLEGEHLCLKEETEAVGSPVTAASIKSEDDEEKPLVSQLHQQQIEDRDVPTSSSADQMAAETGGGAGTSRNPDLNPHEQTSGSSETEVSGDDDDDDEEDVNRDSGSETGDEDDDWNESRSSESDVSRKREETDEKPLLLHFHNHQMKDGGVPTSSLAGQTTAKVGGGAETITNLDLDPNEKTSDSSEIEISGEDEDDVNLDSERSDSGPETGNGDHGCNENKSLESDIKTVNKSFSCPVCGIRFLHKWSLQKHVRVTSHSAVKSSECLVNTKCEKERQHGGSSRKVQKQPKSFSCDDCGKGFSQKSSLTRHMRVHTGQKPFACELCGYRCTQKANLTKHMKVHTGDKPFACELCEYRCSHKASLNTHMRVHTGEKPFACELCGYKCTQKSHLNDHMKVHTGDKPFACELCGYRCTQKASLKAHMKVHTGEKPFACELCGYRCAQKARLNAHMRVHTGEKPFACELCGYRCTQKASLKAHMKVHTGEKHFACELCGYRCTQNASLNTHMRVHTGEKPFACELCGYRCSHKASLNAHMRVHTGDKPFACELCGYRCTHKASLKAHIRVHTGVKPFACELCGYRCTQKSHLNDHMKVHTGQKPFACELCGYRCTQKPGLNRHMRVHTGEKPFACELCGYRCSHKSSLNTHMRVHTGDNPFACEFCGYKCTQKSHLNDHMKVHTGQKPFACELCGYRCTQKPEKGMCKRTHESPHRREAFCL from the exons atggacacag atgttccacagctggtgttggttaaagaagaagctcctgaagaacagagtgctggtgtggaccagcaggacccagaacacctccacataaaggaggaacaggaggagctctggaccagtctggagggagagcatctctgtttgaaggaggagactgaagctgtcgggtcTCCTGTTACTGCtgcttctataaagagtgaggatgatgaagagaaacctctggtctcacagcttcatcagcagcaaatagaagacagagatgttccaaccagcagctcagctgaccagatggcagcagaaactggtggaggagcaggaactagcaggaacccagatctgaaccctcatgaacaaacatctggttcttcagagactgaagttagtggagatgatgatgatgatgatgaagaagatgtgaatcgggactctgggtctgaaactggagatgaagatgatgactggaatgagagcaggtcttctgagtcagatg tttcaaggaagagagaagagacggatgagaaacctctgctcttacatttccacaaccatcaaatgaaagacggaggtgtcccaaccagcagcttggctgggcagacgacagcaaaagttggtggaggagcagaaactatcacgaacctagatctggaccctaatgaaaagacatccgattcttcagagattgaaattagtggagaagatgaagatgatgtgaatctagactctgagcgttcagactctgggcctgaaactggaaacggagaccatggctgtaatgagaacaagtctttggagtcagatattaagacagtcaacaaatcatttagctgccctgtgtgtggtatacggttcctccacaagtggtctcttcagaaacatgtgagagtgacaagtcattcagcagtaaaGTCTTCAGAGTGTTTGGTTAATACAAAATGTGAGAAAGAGAGGCAACATGGAGGATCATCTAGAAAAGTCCAGAAACAAccgaaatcatttagttgtgatgactgtgggaaAGGATTTAGCCAAAAGTCAAGTTTAACCCgtcatatgagagtccacaccgggcagaagccttttgcttgtgagctctgtggatacagatgtacccaaaaggcaaatttaaccaaacacatgaaagtccacacaggagataagccttttgcctgtgagctctgtgaatataGATGTTCccataaggcaagtttaaacacacacatgagagtccacacaggagagaagccttttgcctgtgagctctgtggatacaaatGTACCCAAAAATCacatttaaatgatcacatgaaagtccacacaggagataagccttttgcctgtgagctctgtggatacagatgtacccaaaaggcaagtttaaaagcacacatgaaagtccacacaggagagaagccttttgcctgtgagctctgtggatacagatgtgccCAAAAGGCACGTTTAAacgcacacatgagagtccacacaggagagaagccgtttgcctgtgagctctgtggatacagatgtacccaaaaggcaagtttaaaagcacacatgaaagtccacacaggagagaagcattttgcctgtgagctctgtggatacagatgtacccaaaatgcAAGTttgaacacacacatgagagtccacacaggagagaagccgtttgcctgtgagctctgtggatacagatgtagccataaggcaagtttaaacgcacatatgagagtccacacaggagataagccttttgcctgtgagctctgtggatacagatgtacccataagGCAAGTTTAAAAGCACACatcagagtccacacaggagttaagccttttgcctgtgagctctgtggatacagatgtacccaaaaatcacatttaaatgatcacatgaaagtccacaccgggcagaagccttttgcttgtgagctctgtggatacagatgtacccaaaagccaggtttaaacagacacatgagagtccacacaggagagaagccatttgcctgtgagctctgtggatacagatgtagccataagtcaagtttaaacacacacatgagagtccacacaggagataatccttttgcctgtgagttctGTGGATACAAATGCAcccaaaagtcacatttaaatgatcacatgaaagtccacaccgggcagaagccttttgcttgtgagctctgtggatacagatgtacccaaaagccaGAAAAAGGCATGTGTAAAcgcacacatgaaagtccacacaggagagaagccttttgcctgtga